One Gossypium hirsutum isolate 1008001.06 chromosome A11, Gossypium_hirsutum_v2.1, whole genome shotgun sequence genomic window carries:
- the LOC121209984 gene encoding uncharacterized protein: protein MWQMFGGIVATGENAWAPSSGVLPSGVPVGDDTLNEGFGDSDEHSNENESIPPNEVPSNPSQVTPNQRKQTLGVVYGKGKKSSSSRKSSRNTLTTHIEKLCDSMASLRKSMNEIIFPHSQYNISNAMDALRALGDEMPKKDELYYFFHQNVPNTDETRSLFELRSRC from the coding sequence atgtgGCAAATGTTTGGTGGCATTGTAGCCACCGGAGAGAATGCATGGGCACCTTCGTCTGGTGTTCTTCCAAGTGGGGTTCCTGTGGGAGATGATACACTTAATGAGGGATTTGGTGATTCAGATGAACATAGTAATGAGAATGAAAGTATTCCTCCTAATGAGGTACCATCAAACCCTTCTCAAGTAACTCCTAATCAAAGAAAGCAAACACTTGGGGTTGTATACGGTAAAgggaaaaaatcaagttcaagtagaaaatcatcaagaaatacgTTAACTACTCatattgagaaattgtgtgaCAGTATGGCTAGTCTAAGGAAGTcaatgaatgaaattatttttcctcactctcaatataatatttcaaatgcaATGGATGCTTTGCGTGCTTTGGGAGATGAAATGCCAAAAAAAGATGAACTGTACTATTTTTTTCATCAAAATGTTCCAAATACCGATGAAACGAGAagtctttttgaacttaggtccAGATGTTAG